The following DNA comes from Buttiauxella agrestis.
AAAGATCCGCAGGAAGTACGCATTCAATCTAGCGTTACTACTCGCCCGGACATCAGCCAGAGCTACTGGACTGTGCACGGTATGCGTAAGAACGAAGCATTGGTTCGTTTCCTTGAGTCTGAAGATTTTGATGCGGCGATCATTTTCGTACGTACCAAAAACGCAACTCTGGAAGTGGCAGAAGCGCTGGAACAAAGCGGCTATAACAGTGCTGCACTGAACGGCGATATGAACCAGGCGCTGCGTGAGCAAACTCTGGAGCGTCTGAAAGACGGTCGTCTGGACATCCTGATTGCAACCGACGTTGCAGCTCGTGGTCTGGACGTTGAGCGTATCAGCCTGGTTGTTAACTACGACATCCCGATGGACTCTGAGTCTTACGTTCACCGTATCGGCCGTACTGGTCGTGCAGGTCGTGCTGGCCGTGCTCTGCTGTTCGTTGAGAACCGTGAGCGCCGTCTGCTGCGTAACATCGAACGCACCATGAAGCTGACTATTCCTGAAGTTGAACTGCCAAACCGTGATCTGCTGAGTGAGCGTCGTCTGGCTAAGTTTGCAGCTAAAGTTCAGCAGCAACTGGAAAGCAGCGATCTGGATCTGTACCGTGGTCTGCTGGCGAAAATCCAACCTTCTGCTGAATCAGAAGAAGCGCTGGATATGGAAACACTGGCTGCAGCACTGCTGAAAATGGCACAGGGCGAACGTCCTCTGATCCTGCCACCAGATGCACCAATGCGTCCACGTCGTGAATTCCGTGAGCGTGATGAGCGTTTCGAGCGTTCAGACCGTGCTCCACGTGGTGACCGTGGCGATCGTGCTCCGCGTGGTGACCGTCCAGAGCGTTCAGCTTCAGATCGTCCACAGCGTGATGGCGATGCACCACGTCGTGAACGTCGTGACGTTGGCGATATGGAACTGTACCGTATCGAAGTTGGCCGTGATGATGGTGTTGAAGTTCGTCACATCGTTGGCGCTATCGCTAACGAAGGCGATATCAGCAGCCGTTACATTGGTAACATCAAGCTGTTTGGTACTCACTCTACTATCGAACTGCCAAAAGGTATGCCGGGCGAAATCCTGCAGCACTTTACCCGTACTCGTATTCTGAACAAACCAATGAATATGCAGTTGATGGGTGATGCACAACCTCGTACTGATCGTGGCGGCGAACGTCGTGGCGGCGGTGCTGGTGCAGGTGCTGGCCGTAGCTTCGGTGGTGGTGAGCGTCGTGAAGGCGGCCGCGGTCCACGTCGTGACGGTCCAGGCGCTGGCGCACCACGTAGCTTCAGCGGCGAACGTCGTGAAGGCGGTCGTGGCCCACGTCGTGAAGATGGCGGTGCAGCACCAGCTCGTCGTCGTCCTACCGAAGCTTAATTGACAGAACTTTGTGCCTGCTGTTAATCAGCAGGCAGTGATAAAAATCCTGGTTATTGCAACCGGGATTTTTTTTATCCAAATTGTACTCATGTACTGGTACAATGTCGCGCAGCAAACCTGTCGCTTCGACAGTCGTTCATTGTTTCAGGAATTCGTATGGCAACCTTATCTACCACTCACGCATCGCCGTCTATTTTCGGCGGAGTCATGATTATTGGCGGCACAATTATTGGTGCCGGGATGTTTTCTCTGCCAGTGGTTATGTCTGGTGCGTGGTTTTTCTGGTCATTAGCCGCGCTGCTGGTGACGTGGTTTTGTATGCTGCACTCTGGTTTGATGATTCTCGAAGCCAATCTTAATTATCGAGTCGGCTCGAGTTTCGATACCGTGACTAAAGACTTATTGGGCAAAGGCTGGAATCTGATTAACGGCCTGTCCATTGCGTTTGTGCTGTATATCCTGACCTATGCCTATATTTCGGCGAGCGGTTCAGTTATCCATCACACGCTTGGCAAAATGTCTGTTGATTTCCCCGCAAGATTTGCCGGGTTGATCTTTGCCCTCGTGGTGGCGTTTATTGTCTGGATGAGCACGCGCGCTGTTAGCCGCATGACCACTATCGTGCTCGGTGCAAAAATACTCACTTTCTTTATGACGTTTGGCGGTTTGATGTGGCACGTCGAACCGGCAACATTGCTGGATAGCAAAGCGATTAATCCGAGCTATTTGCCGTATCTCTTTATGACACTGCCATTTTGTCTCGCCTCATTTGGCTATCACGGTAACGTACCCAGCCTGATGAAGTATTATGGCAAAGATCCGCAAACCATTAAGCGCTGCCTGATTTGGGGAACGCTGATGGCGCTGGGGCTGTATGTCATTTGGTTGATTGGCAGTATGGGTAATATTCCGCGCAGTGACTTCATCGCCATTGCGGACAAAGGCGGCAACATCGATGTGCTGGTAGGGGCGTTGAGCGGTGTGTTGAATAGCCGCGCGCTGGACTTGCTGCTGATCGTGTTCTCTAACTTTGCCGTTGCGAGTTCCTTCCTGGGCGTGACGTTAGGATTATTCGATTACCTTGCTGATTTATTTAAGTTCGACGACTCACCGGTGGGGCGCCTGAAAACCGCGTTGGTGACTTTTATTCCGCCAATGTTAGGCGGTGTTATCTGGCCTGATGGTTTTATCTACGCAATTGGTTTTGCCGGGCTGGCGGCGACTATCTGGGCGGCAATTGTTCCCGCGCTGTTGGCAAAAGCCTCACGTAAAAAGTTTGGCAGCCCAATTTATCGGGTGTGGGGCGGCAATAAAATGATTGTGCTGATTCTGATCTTTGGCGTGACCAACGCAGCAATTCATATCCTTTCAAGCTTCGATCTATTACCGGTTTATCATTAAATTTGTCGCCCCTCCGTTGAGGGGCGACATCATTAACTCGTCAAACTTTCATGCACATCCATCGCCAAATCAAATGAATGTAGTCGGGCTTCGGTATCAAAAATTTGCCCGTTCACCATGATTTCATCGGCCTGGGTTTCCCGCAGCAGTGAAATCAGCCCGTGGCGCACCTTCGCTGTATCGCCGACCAGCGACATGCTCAACGCTTGCTGAACGCCATACTTCTCTGCGGGACTCCAGAAGTTATCCATATTTTCAATCGGTGGCGGTAGTTGGCCAGTCTCACCGCGACGGAGTTTAACGAAAGCCTGCTGCATAGAGGTAAACAGGAATTCGGCATCACGGTTGCTGTCGGCGGCGACGATATTTATACACACCATCGCGTACGGTTTTTCCAGACGTGCAGACGGTTTGAATTGAGCGCGGTAAAGTTGCAGCGCCTGGAACAACATATCTGGAGCAAAGTGTGAAGCAAAGGCAAACGGCAACCCAAGTTGCGCGGCCAGCTGCGCGCTATACAAGCTGGAACCTAACAGCCAGACGGGGATTTTCGCGTTGTAACCAGGAACCGGGCGCACTACCGGGTTAGGATCGGTTGCGTCAAACCACGAAACCAGCTCACTGACATCGCGCGGGAAATTGTCGATATCGCCGCTCATATGACGGCGCAACGCCATCATTGTGCGCTGGTCACTTCCCGGTGCGCGGCCCAGGCCCAAATCGATACGGCCCGGATAGAGCGTTTCCAGCGTGCCAAACTGCTCGGCAATCACTAACGGCGAATGGTTTGGCAACATCACGCCGCCTGAGCCCAGGCGCAAAGTCTCGGTATTCGCCGCAAGATAGCCAATCAGCACGGATGTCGCCGCACTGGCGATACCGGTCATATTGTGGTGTTCAGCCAGCCAATAGCGATGGTAGCCGCGCTTTTCGGCAAGGCGAGCTAAATCCAGAGAACGATGGAACGCATCACGAGGCTGGGAGCCTTGTGGAATCGGGGCTAAATCCAGTAGAGAGAAAGGAACTTGGGTGATGTCAGACATAACGGCTCACTTTGTTAGACGAAGTGGGTAACTTCGTTTGCTGATAATTAGCCTTAGTATTGCGCAGAACCATCAACAATTAAGTAACAAAGTGAGCCTTTTCTCAGCTCTGAGTCACCAGTTCTAATCCAGCGACGCGTCGCCAGTAACCATTGCAATCACTTTGCTGCGCTAGCGTCAAAGGAGCATTACCATTCTCATTTTTGCGGAAGGCTTCCAGAACGCGCAATGTTTCCATCCCCATCGGCGATAAACGTACCATATCGACCAGGCCTTTCATCGATGCCAGTTCGTTACCGAGGTTGTAAACATAACCGCTCATGGTCTGAATGCCGTTAAGTACGAACACTTGCTGATTTTCCTGCGACAGCATATTGCGCCCGACAGGATATTTAATGCAGCAGGTTTCGCATTCATCTTTTGGCTTATCTTCAGAACGAGCGGTAAAGCAGCGCGCAGAATAGGCCAGCGGTAAATGACCGTAGCTCAGGACTTCCACTTCAAACTTGTTGCGAATACCTAGCTCATCACACTGAGTCAGCATGTTTGCCAGCCAGTCGCGTGACAACTCCACAGGCATGCACCAACGAATCATGCCTTGTTTGAGTAACAGACGCAGAGTCACCGCGTTATAACAGTTAAGCGCATGACCCGCGACAAACGGCAGCTTGCGCTCTGCCGCCATGTTCACCGCACCCAAATCGTTAGCTTCAATCAGGAAATCGCCATTCTCAACGTAACGTTTTAGCTCGTTGAGTTCAGACGGAGCCTGAACCAGGGCGAGGGTCGAAAGCACCACTTGTTTGCCCTGGCCTGCGAGGTTTTTCGCCATATCTAACCAGTCGCCAGTTTTGGTCGCACGACGCTTACTACACACTGACTCGCCAAGATAAATAGTCTCAGCGCTGCTGTTTGCGGCAGCCTGATAAAATTTTTCCAGTGTCTCTTTTGGCCAGTAGTAAAGCACCGGCCCTAATGAATATTTCATGGGTTTTCCTACTGCCATTTACGGTGATAGGCACCGAGTGTGGTTTGCGTGCCTTCGGCCATCTCGCCCAGCGCTTCCATCCACGCGGGTTGAGCGTGATAGTTTTCCGGATCGGCCATGCAGCGGTCGATAGCCTGACGCCAGACTTTGGCGACCTGGGTGACATACGCCGGGCTGCGCTGGCGACCTTCAATTTTCACCGAAGCAATATTTGCCGCGAGTAATTCAGGCAGCAGTTCAAGCGTGTTCAGACTGGTTGGCTCTTCAAGCGCGTGATATTTCTGGTCATCAACCAGATAGCGACCTTTACACAGCGTCGGATAACCTGCATTTTCACCATCCTGATAACGGTCAATCAGCACGTCGTTGAGACGCGACTCAAGCCCTTGCGGCGTTTGCTGCCAGCGGACAAACCGTGCCGGAGAACACGCGCCCACCGTATTTGGCGATTCGCCAGTCAGATAAGAAGAAAGGTAGCAACGGCCTTCAGCCATAATGCACAGGCTGCCAAAAGCAAAGACTTCCAGCGGCACCGGAGTTACCCTGGCTAACTGTTTTACCTGATGAATAGATAACACGCGCGGCAGAACCACTCGCGCGACATCGAAATGGCGATGATAAAAACGAATCGCTTCTTCATTGGTGGCGGAGGCCTGTACCGAAACATGGCGCTCAACGTGCGGATATCGTTCTGCTGCGTACTCAAGCATCGCCAGATCGGCGAGAATTAAAGCATCGGCTCCGAGTTGCGCTGCCATATCCACTGCTCGTTGCCAGCGCACATAGCCGTCAGGGTGCGCAAACGTATTGATAGCGATATGCAGTTTACGGCGATGTTGATGCACGTAACTCACCGCTTCTTGCAGTTTCTTCTCCGTGAAATTCAGTCCAGCAAAATGGCGGGCGTTGGTGTCATCTTTAAGACCAATGTAAACCGCATCGGCACCATTATCGATGGCCGCTTTCAACGCCGGTAAGTTTCCGGCTGGGCAAAGCAACTCCATAATTTATCCTGAATCATCGGGTAACCTTTGAGGTAACCCATGCAGCCCAGGGCAAGGGCCACAAAATTGTTAACGAACTGGGATTTTAGTTAACCCGTCCGCGACAAATTTTGATTTAAGGCAGTTAATGGCGTATTGATGACATCAATATAGAGGTATCGATAACCCGCGTAATTGTTGATTTGCACCGCTACGGAGAATGGCTGGTGTGGCAAAATAGCGTTCAAATTTCTCAAGGAGTAAAGCTCGTGTTGGATAAATTGCGTTCACGCCTGGTCCATTTAGGTCCGTCATTGTTAAGAACACCGGTTAAACTGACGCCCTTTACTCTGAAGCGCCAGGTACTTGAACAGGTTCTGGGCTGGCAGTTTCGTCAGGCAATGGAAGAGGGTGAGCTCGAATTTCTTGAGAATCGTTGGTTAAGCATTGAAGTCCGCGATCTCGGCCTGAAGTGGTTTACTTCGGTACAAGATAATAAACTGGTGGTTCGTGAAGACGCTCCTGCTGATGTCAGCTTTAGCGCAACGGCGAATGATTTATTGATGATCGCTGCACGCAAACAAGATCCCGATACCCTGTTTTTCCAGCGTCGCCTGGTTATTGAAGGGGACACCGAATTGGGTCTGTACGTCAAAAATTTAATGGATGCCATTGAGCTGGATGCGATGCCGAAACCTTTACGCATACTGCTGCTGCAACTGGCTGATTTTGTCGAAGCAGGTATGAAACACAAACCTGTTCCAGAAAGTAACTCGGTAGGTGAGCCATGCTAATTCGTGTAGAAATACCTATTGATGCTCCAGGCATCGACGCTTTACTTCGCCGTTCCTTTAAGGGCAATGGTGAGGCAGATTTAGTGAAGGATTTACGAGAAGACGGCCTGTTAACACTTGGCGTTGTGGCAACCGATGACGAAGGTCAGGTTGTCGGTTACGCCGCCTTTAGCCCAGTTGCGGTCGAAGGTGAAGAGCTTCAGTGGGTTGGCCTGGCACCGCTGGCAGTTGATGAAGCTTATCGTGGTCAGGGGCTGGCAAAACAGCTGGTCTATGAAGGGCTGGATTCACTCAATGAGTTTGGCTACGCGGCGGTTGTCACGTTAGGCGAACCGGCATTGTACGGGCGTTTTGGTTTTGTTCCTGCTGCACAATTCGATTTGCGTTGTGTGTGGCCTGATACCGAAGCCTATTTCCTGATTCATCCGCTGGCCGATGACGCGCTAAATGGCGTAAGTGGATTAGTGGAATATCACGAGCATTTTAACCGAGAGTTTTGATCTCTGATGACGTTTGAAGGCTTGCCAGCAGGTCTTCAAACGACAATGCTCCTTTTACCAGCATCTCTTTCTGCGCTTTAGTTAGCTGCTTGATGCGATATTCCAGGCGCAAGGCGCTTGAACGATCGCCAACCAGATGGCTGAATGCCAGCGTCAATTCACCTCTCCCGCGCAATGCTTTAGCGCCTTTTCCAGCCTGATGCTGCGAGAAGCGGCGTTCCACATCGGTGGTTATACCGGTATATAAACGGTTATCAAGAGTGCGAACTAAATAGAGATACCAGGGAGACATAGGTCAGGCGCATAATTAACGTTTTACGCAGAATATCACTCTTCAGGTTGCCCATGGAAACTCTCAATGCCATCAGTCGCTGGCTGAACAAACAGCATGTACTGACTTACTGCGCTGGCGGTCATAGTGATTTATGGTGCGCCAATGCGTTCTATTTATACGATGCGCAGCGCGTGGCTTTTTATCTGTTAAGCGAATCCCACACCCGCCATGGCGAGTTGATTGGTAAACAGGCCAGGGTGGCCGGAACCGTTAACGGGCAGCCGAAAACCGTCGCACTGATTCGTGGCGTGCAGTTCCGCGGGGAAATTACGCTGATTGAAGAAACTGAAGCGGCAAATATTCGTAACCTTTACTGCAAACGCTTCCCGGTGGCGAGAGTGATGTCTGCTCCGGTCTGGGAAATTCGGCTCGATGAGCTGAAAATGACAGATAACACGCTCGGTTTTGGGAAAAAACTGCACTGGCTGCGAGATGACACTAAGCTTGGTGAATAAGCAACAGGAGAACTTATGAGCCGGGTTTTGTTAACAGGGGCCACGGGTCTCATTGGCGGGCATCTATTACGCATGTTGATCGAGGCACCGCAAGTCAGCCACATCACTGCGGCGACACGGCGGCCTTTGCCTGCAATGAGTAAAGTCACCAATCCCCACGATCCTCAATTGAGTGATGCACTCACACAATTAACCGAGCCGCTTGATACCGTGTTTTGTTGCCTCGGCACCACGATGAAAGAAGCGGGCAGCAAAGAAGCTTTTGTGCTGGCAGATTACACGCTGGTGGTGGATACCGCCATAACCGGCCAACGCCTTGGCGCGAAGCATATGCTGGTGGTGAGTGCGATTGGCGCTAACAGTCAATCACCGTTTTTCTACAATCGTGTGAAAGGCGAAATGGAAGAGGCGCTGATCGCGCAAGACTGGCCGCGTTTAACCATTGCTCGCCCGTCCATGTTGATTGGGCACCGTGAATCGCAACGTTTTAATGAATCGCTGTTTGCGCCGCTGTTTAAAATCATGCCTGGGAAATGGAAGTCAATTGAAGCCAGAGATGTGGCAAAGGCGATGTTGCGAGAAGCGCTGAATCCGTCTCGCGAAGGTGTGAACATTCTGGACTCGCGGCAGTTGCGGGAAATAGCAAAAGCCCCTTAAGGGGCTTTATCGCAAATGATGCACAACCTGGTTGCTACTACCACGCCAGATAAGCGCCGGATCTTTGAGGTCCTGAACAAATTTACCGTCGATCAGCACATTGATTAAATCAACAACTTCACGTTGAGCTTCGGTCAATTCCTCAAGCTTATAACCCGTCCACAGCCAGATATCTTTGCCGGGACATTCCGTTTTTACTCGTTGCACCAGTTTCAGCACATCCGCGATGTTTTGCGGGTGAAGCGGATCGCCGCCCGAAAGCGACAACCCCTGGCGGCGAATACGCGTGTCATTCAGATCGTTGATTATCCGATCTTCCATTTCCTGCGTGAACGCCGTGCCTGAATTTAACCGCCAGGTGCTTTTGTTGTAACACCCGGGACATTCATGCACGCAGCCAGAAACAAACAGCGTGCAGCGTGTCCCTGGCCCGTTCACGATATCTACCGGGTAGTATTGATGACAACGCATCAACCAATCTGCCCGTTGCCCAAATGCTTCACGCGGCGCTTAACTTCTTCCTGCTTACCGGCGTTAAATGGACGTGCATCCGGGCTGCCCAGATAACCGCAGACGCGGCGCGTTACGGATACGCGAGCCGCATCGTGGTTGCCACATTTAGGGCAGGTGAAGCCTTTGCTGGTGCACTCAAACTCACCGGTAAAACCGCACTCGTAGCATTCGTCAATTGGCGTGTTGGTGCCGTAATACGGAACGTGTTTGTAGCTATAATCCCAGACGTCTTCCAGCGCTTGCAGATTGTGCTGAATATTTGGATATTCGCCGTAACAGATGAAACCGCCGTTGGCCACTGGTGGGTATGGCGCTTCAAAGTCGATTTTGTCGTATGGGTTAACTTTCTTCTCAACATCTAAGTGGAAGCTGTTGGTGTAGTAACCTTTATCTGTCACGCCCGGAACCACGCCAAATTCTGCAGTATCAAGACGGCAGAAACGGTCGCACAGGTTTTCACTTGGCGTGCTGTAAAGGCTGAAGCCGTAGCCGGTTTCATCTTTCCAGGTGTCGGTCGCCAGGCGCAGGCGCTCAACAATAGCGACGGCTTTCGCGCGTAACTCTTCGCTGTCGTATACGTGTTGATTGCCAAACAGCGCATTCACCGTTTCGTGGATACCGATGTAACCCAGGGAAATCGACGCGCGGCCATTTTTGAAAATCTCAGAAACGTCGTCGTCTGCTTTCAGACGCACGCCACAAGCCCCTTCCATATACAGGATAGGTGCCACGCGAGCTTTAACGCCTTCCAGACGTGCAATGCGCGTCATCAGTGCCTTGTATGCCAGTTCCAGGCGCTCATCGAGCAGTTTCCAGAAGGCAGATTCATCACCCTTTGCTTCCAGCGCAATACGCGGCAGGTTCAGGCTGATAACGCCGATATTGTTACGGCCATCGTGGATCTGCTCGCCATTTTCTTCATACACGCCGAGGAAACTACGGCAACCCATTGGCGTTTTGAACGAACCGGTCACTTTCACAACCTGGTCGTAGTTCAGAATGTCCGGGTACATGCGCTTGCTGGCGCACTCCAGCGCGAGCTGTTTAATGTCGTAGTTTACGTCGCCCGCTTTGTGGTTCAGGCCGTCTTTAATCGCAAAGACCAGTTTCGGGAACACCGCTGTTTTACGGTTTTTGCCCAGACCCGCAATGCGATTACGCAGAATAGAAGTCTGAATCAGGCGAGATTCCCAGCTGGTCCCCAGACCAAAACCGAAGGTCACGAACGGTGTCTGACCGTTAGCAGTGTGCAGCGTGTTGACTTCATATTCCAGCGACTGGAAAGCGTCGTAACACTCTTTTTCGGTACGAGAAAGCGCATAGCCTTCGGCATCTGGGATTTGCCACTTTTCAGCAGTCTGGCGATGTTTTTCAAAGCTTTCAGTGACGAACGGTGCCAGCACTTCATCAATACGGTTAATCGTGGTGCCGCCGTAAATATGGCTGGCAACCTGGGCGATGATTTGCGCCGTGACGGCGGTTGCCGTAGAGATGGATTTCGGTGGCTCAATCTCCGCGTTACCCATCTTAAAGCCGTGCGTCAGCATGCCTTTGAGGTCAATCAGCATGCAGTTAAACATCGGGAAGAACGGTGAGTAATCGAGGTCGTGGTAGTGAATATCGCCACGCTCGTGCGCTAGCACCACATCACGCGGCAACAAGTGCTGCGAGGCATAGTGTTTCGCCACAATACCGGCTAAAAGATCGCGCTGAGTCGGGATAACTTTGCTGTCTTTATTGGCGTTTTCATTGAGCAAAGCGGAGTTAGTTTGTTCCACCAGACCGCGGATTTCCTGATTCAGGCGACCACGTTTTTCGCGTTCGATATCACGGTCATGGCGATATTCGATGTAAGCGCGTGCTAGCTGCTTGTAGTCACCCGCCATCAACTGGTTTTCAACGGCGGTCTGGATTTCGCCAATATCAACCTGGCTGCGGCCTTCCATCTGCACACGCACAATGTCTGCGACGGTGGCGCAATAGTCTGCGTCATCGACTCCCGCTGCTTTAGCTGCACGAAGAATAGCTTCTTTAATGCGCTCTGAAGTGAAAGGCACTTTGCACCCGTCTCTTTTCATCACATGCGGTGTCATGATCTCTCCATTTAAAAAAGGTTATCCACAAAGGGATGTCATTGTCTGCAAGCTGGTATTTGCTCGCATTGCCATAGGCTTTCTGTTTTTGCCCCTGGCTTTATCCACAGATAATCCCCAGAAGTGGCTGTGGCTCTTGTTGCTATAATAGTCGATTAATACAAGATGTAGGGGCGGGGTGCATTTTAAGGTCTATATGTAGTGATTTGCATCAAACAAGTTTGCGATTTTATTGATGCAGGACAAGGTAAATCGGGCGTAGCAGGAAGGATGGGCAACAAGGAGAAATCTTAAAATTTTTAAAGTATGCAGTTCGTGCATTTTGTTAACCAGAGCCCTTTTCCCTCATTACTTTGTATGATTTCTAATTTCTTTTAATGTGATGAAAATCACAGCCATCCTTCAGAGTCAGTCTTATTGTGATTTCCATATACATTATTGATTTTATTATATTTATCAGAATTATGGTTCAGTTTCAACTATAGGCTCTGGTCAATAATTCCACGGACAGGAAAGGACTTCCATCATGGCTTCAGACGGCACCCGCTTTACCTTCACCGCCGGGCGTACTCCGGCGGATACCTTTGCGGTGGTGAACTTTAAGCTTAAACAATCCCTCTCTTCCCTGTTCAGCCTGGATATCTCCGTCGCCTGCAATGACCCGGCGATTGGCTTTCAAAAACTCCTCGATGAATACGGGGTTCTCACCATCTGGCAGGGCGAGGTGATTAAACGCCGGGTGCGCGGCATCGTTACCTTCTGCGAACAGGGTGACAGCGGCAAGCACCAGACGCTTTACTCGATGACGGTGCGCCCGGAGTTCTGGCGCAGCTCCCAGCGGCAGAACTGCCGCAGCTTTCAGAACTACGACATCCAGTACATCTTTGCGAAACTGCTGAAAGAGATGCGTATCCGCACGCATGACGCGCTGTTCCGGCGTCCGCATCCGGCGCGGGAATTCTGCGTGCAGTTTATGGAGTCGGATTACGACTTTATCGCCCGCCTCGCCGCCGAAGAAGGCATTTTTTTCTTCGAGGATGAATATCTCGACGACCGTGACCAGAAGCTGACCTTCACCGATGACCGCAGCAACCTGCGCGGCCTCGGGGCGTTTCCGTACAACCTCAATGCCGCCTCTGAATCGTCCACCTACTGCATCAATACCTTTCGCCGCAGCGCGCAAATCCGCCCGGCAAAAGTCACCACCCAGGATTACACCTTCACCGCGCCGAACTGGCAGGCGCAGTATCAGGAAGAAGGGGCAGACCTGTCGTATCAGCGCCCGGATTATGAGATTTTTGACTATCCGGGGCGTTTTAAGGATGAACAGCACGGGGCCGATTTTGCGAAATATCAGATGGACGGCTGGCGCAATAACGTCGATTTTGCCAGCGGCACCAGTAATTGCCCGCAGTTACAGCCGGGGCGCTGGTTCACCCTTACCGACCACCCGCGTGAAGATTTAAACAACCCGTGGCAGGTGGTGTCGAGCGAGATGACCGGCAGCCAGCCGCAGGCGCATATCGGCAGTTCCGGCCAGGGCACTACCCTCACCAACCGCTTTCATGTTATCCCGGCCACACAGACCTGGCGACCGGCACCGTTGCCGAAACCGCTGGTGGACGGCCCGCAAATCGGGATTGTTACCGGTCCTGCCGGGGAAGAAATCTACTGCGACGAGCACGGGCGTGTGACGGTGAAATTTGCCTGGGACCGCTATAACAAAACCAACGAAGAAAGCTCGTGCTGGGTGAGGGTCTCGCAGGCGTGGGCGGGCACCGGCTTCGGTAACATCGCCATCCCGCGCGTCGGCCAGGAAGTGATTGTCGATTTCCTCAACGGCGACCCCGACCAGCCGATTATCACCGGGCGCACCTATCACGCCGCCAACCGCTCTCCGGGCGACCTGCCGGGGACCAAAACCCAGATGGCAATACGCTCGCAGACGTATAAGGGTAATGGATACAACGAATTAATGTTTGACGACCAGACCGGCCAGGAATTGCTGTCGATGCATGCCCAGAAGGACATGAAGACCGTGGTGCTGAACAACCGCGATACGAATGTGAAAGTCGACCACAGTGAAACCATCGGCCATAACCAGCAGGTCACTGTCGGCCTGGGGCAGACGGTGAAAAT
Coding sequences within:
- the mtr gene encoding tryptophan permease; translation: MATLSTTHASPSIFGGVMIIGGTIIGAGMFSLPVVMSGAWFFWSLAALLVTWFCMLHSGLMILEANLNYRVGSSFDTVTKDLLGKGWNLINGLSIAFVLYILTYAYISASGSVIHHTLGKMSVDFPARFAGLIFALVVAFIVWMSTRAVSRMTTIVLGAKILTFFMTFGGLMWHVEPATLLDSKAINPSYLPYLFMTLPFCLASFGYHGNVPSLMKYYGKDPQTIKRCLIWGTLMALGLYVIWLIGSMGNIPRSDFIAIADKGGNIDVLVGALSGVLNSRALDLLLIVFSNFAVASSFLGVTLGLFDYLADLFKFDDSPVGRLKTALVTFIPPMLGGVIWPDGFIYAIGFAGLAATIWAAIVPALLAKASRKKFGSPIYRVWGGNKMIVLILIFGVTNAAIHILSSFDLLPVYH
- a CDS encoding DEAD/DEAH family ATP-dependent RNA helicase; amino-acid sequence: MTDIIETTTIETTFTDLGLNDSILKALNDLGYEKPSPIQAECIPQLLAGRDVLGMAQTGSGKTAAFSLPLLHNLDPELKAPQILVLAPTRELAVQVAEAMTDFSKHMHGVNVVALYGGQRYDVQLRALRQGPQIVVGTPGRLLDHLKRGTLNLSSLKGLVLDEADEMLRMGFIEDVETIMAQIPEGHQTALFSATMPEAIRRITRRFMKDPQEVRIQSSVTTRPDISQSYWTVHGMRKNEALVRFLESEDFDAAIIFVRTKNATLEVAEALEQSGYNSAALNGDMNQALREQTLERLKDGRLDILIATDVAARGLDVERISLVVNYDIPMDSESYVHRIGRTGRAGRAGRALLFVENRERRLLRNIERTMKLTIPEVELPNRDLLSERRLAKFAAKVQQQLESSDLDLYRGLLAKIQPSAESEEALDMETLAAALLKMAQGERPLILPPDAPMRPRREFRERDERFERSDRAPRGDRGDRAPRGDRPERSASDRPQRDGDAPRRERRDVGDMELYRIEVGRDDGVEVRHIVGAIANEGDISSRYIGNIKLFGTHSTIELPKGMPGEILQHFTRTRILNKPMNMQLMGDAQPRTDRGGERRGGGAGAGAGRSFGGGERREGGRGPRRDGPGAGAPRSFSGERREGGRGPRREDGGAAPARRRPTEA
- a CDS encoding U32 family peptidase; protein product: MKYSLGPVLYYWPKETLEKFYQAAANSSAETIYLGESVCSKRRATKTGDWLDMAKNLAGQGKQVVLSTLALVQAPSELNELKRYVENGDFLIEANDLGAVNMAAERKLPFVAGHALNCYNAVTLRLLLKQGMIRWCMPVELSRDWLANMLTQCDELGIRNKFEVEVLSYGHLPLAYSARCFTARSEDKPKDECETCCIKYPVGRNMLSQENQQVFVLNGIQTMSGYVYNLGNELASMKGLVDMVRLSPMGMETLRVLEAFRKNENGNAPLTLAQQSDCNGYWRRVAGLELVTQS
- the ubiT gene encoding ubiquinone anaerobic biosynthesis accessory factor UbiT; protein product: MLDKLRSRLVHLGPSLLRTPVKLTPFTLKRQVLEQVLGWQFRQAMEEGELEFLENRWLSIEVRDLGLKWFTSVQDNKLVVREDAPADVSFSATANDLLMIAARKQDPDTLFFQRRLVIEGDTELGLYVKNLMDAIELDAMPKPLRILLLQLADFVEAGMKHKPVPESNSVGEPC
- a CDS encoding luciferase-like monooxygenase, whose product is MSDITQVPFSLLDLAPIPQGSQPRDAFHRSLDLARLAEKRGYHRYWLAEHHNMTGIASAATSVLIGYLAANTETLRLGSGGVMLPNHSPLVIAEQFGTLETLYPGRIDLGLGRAPGSDQRTMMALRRHMSGDIDNFPRDVSELVSWFDATDPNPVVRPVPGYNAKIPVWLLGSSLYSAQLAAQLGLPFAFASHFAPDMLFQALQLYRAQFKPSARLEKPYAMVCINIVAADSNRDAEFLFTSMQQAFVKLRRGETGQLPPPIENMDNFWSPAEKYGVQQALSMSLVGDTAKVRHGLISLLRETQADEIMVNGQIFDTEARLHSFDLAMDVHESLTS
- the ubiU gene encoding ubiquinone anaerobic biosynthesis protein UbiU, producing the protein MELLCPAGNLPALKAAIDNGADAVYIGLKDDTNARHFAGLNFTEKKLQEAVSYVHQHRRKLHIAINTFAHPDGYVRWQRAVDMAAQLGADALILADLAMLEYAAERYPHVERHVSVQASATNEEAIRFYHRHFDVARVVLPRVLSIHQVKQLARVTPVPLEVFAFGSLCIMAEGRCYLSSYLTGESPNTVGACSPARFVRWQQTPQGLESRLNDVLIDRYQDGENAGYPTLCKGRYLVDDQKYHALEEPTSLNTLELLPELLAANIASVKIEGRQRSPAYVTQVAKVWRQAIDRCMADPENYHAQPAWMEALGEMAEGTQTTLGAYHRKWQ
- a CDS encoding GNAT family N-acetyltransferase; translation: MLIRVEIPIDAPGIDALLRRSFKGNGEADLVKDLREDGLLTLGVVATDDEGQVVGYAAFSPVAVEGEELQWVGLAPLAVDEAYRGQGLAKQLVYEGLDSLNEFGYAAVVTLGEPALYGRFGFVPAAQFDLRCVWPDTEAYFLIHPLADDALNGVSGLVEYHEHFNREF